A single region of the Salvia miltiorrhiza cultivar Shanhuang (shh) chromosome 8, IMPLAD_Smil_shh, whole genome shotgun sequence genome encodes:
- the LOC130998538 gene encoding cyclase-like protein 2, which produces FATRTRASASTTTGLRLGLSTRASDSPPSSCRSSIRGRRTPELKNGSDYNFSELKLLAHTGTHVDAPGHFYDNYFDRGFDVDTLDLRVLNGAVLLVDVPRDKNITDQVMKSINIPKGVKRVLFRTLNTDRS; this is translated from the exons TTTGCAACCCGAACAAGGGCATCAGCATCTACTACAACCGGATTGAGGCTAGGGCTTTCTACCAGGGCCAGTGATTCTCCACCATCGAGTTGCAGAAGTTCTATCAGGGGAAGAAGAACACCAGAACTGAAGAATGGCTCCGACTACAATTTCTCTGAGCTGAAGCTGCTGGCTCACACCGGAACTCATGTCGACGCGCCGGGCCATTTCTACGACAACTACTTTGACAGAGGGTTTGATGTCGATACCCTTGACCTCAGAGTACTCAATG GTGCTGTGTTGCTTGTAGATGTTCCCAGAGACAAGAATATTACTG ATCAAGTTATGAAGTCCATAAACATTCCCAAGGGTGTGAAAAGAGTACTTTTCAGAACACTGAATACAGATAG gtcCTAG